One Paraburkholderia phytofirmans OLGA172 genomic window carries:
- a CDS encoding phosphoribosyltransferase — protein sequence MVQGVPMIAMKDPRNDDKNLWVGWDEYHRLIELLALAVHESGWKFDKILCLARGGLRVGDQLSRIYDLPLAILATSSYREAAGTEQGDLDIAQYITMTRGELHGNVLLVDDLVDSGVTLARVQQHLKERYPAITAVRSAVLWYKGCSKVKPDYHVQYLPTNPWIHQPFEEWDTVRPHNLGAWIKRGMQQESSGT from the coding sequence ATGGTGCAAGGTGTACCCATGATTGCGATGAAAGATCCGCGTAACGATGACAAGAACCTGTGGGTCGGCTGGGACGAGTATCACCGGCTGATCGAACTACTCGCGTTGGCCGTGCACGAGTCGGGCTGGAAGTTCGACAAGATCCTGTGTCTCGCGCGCGGCGGTTTGCGCGTCGGCGATCAGCTCTCGCGTATTTACGATCTGCCGCTGGCGATTCTCGCCACCAGTTCGTACCGCGAAGCGGCCGGCACGGAGCAGGGCGATCTCGACATCGCGCAATACATCACGATGACGCGCGGCGAGCTGCACGGCAATGTGCTGCTGGTCGACGATCTGGTCGATTCCGGTGTGACGCTGGCACGCGTGCAGCAACATCTGAAAGAACGCTATCCGGCGATCACGGCGGTGCGCTCGGCGGTGCTCTGGTACAAGGGCTGCTCGAAAGTGAAGCCTGACTACCACGTGCAGTATCTGCCTACCAATCCGTGGATTCACCAGCCGTTCGAGGAATGGGATACGGTTCGCCCGCATAACCTCGGTGCGTGGATCAAGCGCGGTATGCAGCAGGAGTCGTCGGGCACGTGA
- a CDS encoding ATP phosphoribosyltransferase regulatory subunit, giving the protein MSTWLLPENIADVLPSEARKIEELRRHLLDRFRSYGYEMVMPPLLEYIESLLTGGGHDLNLRTFKLVDQMSGRTLGLRADITPQVARIDAHLLNRQGVTRLCYAGNVAHTRPRGLHATREQIQIGAEIYGHAGLEADLEIQQLMLDALRLAGLAKVRLDLCHAGVLAALIEGEPAAAELGQSLYDALAGKDVPRLVELTANLTPVTRDALRSLPALYGDASVLDEARARLPNAPAIARALDDLAFLASQVNGAEVMIDLADLRGYAYHSGVMFSAYVDGVPNAVARGGRYDHVGQAYGRARAATGFSLDLREVARISPVEARSSAILAPWQHDEALRTSVAALRNAGEVVIQALPGHEHDLDEFACDRVLVERNGAWVVEPRP; this is encoded by the coding sequence ATGTCGACCTGGTTACTTCCCGAGAATATCGCCGACGTGCTGCCGTCGGAAGCCCGCAAGATCGAAGAGTTGCGGCGCCATTTGCTGGACCGTTTCCGCTCGTACGGCTACGAGATGGTGATGCCGCCGCTGCTCGAGTACATCGAGTCGCTGCTCACCGGCGGCGGGCACGATCTGAATCTGCGCACGTTCAAACTCGTCGATCAGATGTCCGGGCGCACGCTCGGTCTGCGCGCCGACATTACGCCGCAGGTCGCGCGTATCGACGCGCATCTGCTGAATCGTCAGGGCGTGACGCGTCTTTGCTATGCCGGCAATGTGGCGCATACGCGTCCGCGCGGGCTGCACGCCACGCGTGAGCAGATCCAGATCGGCGCGGAAATCTACGGTCACGCCGGTCTCGAAGCGGATCTGGAAATCCAGCAGTTGATGCTCGACGCGCTGCGTCTGGCCGGCCTCGCGAAAGTGCGCCTCGATTTGTGTCATGCAGGCGTGCTCGCTGCGCTGATCGAAGGGGAGCCTGCTGCTGCCGAATTGGGTCAATCGCTCTATGACGCGTTGGCTGGCAAGGACGTGCCACGCCTCGTCGAGTTGACCGCCAATCTCACGCCGGTCACGCGCGACGCATTGCGCTCGCTTCCCGCGCTCTACGGCGACGCTTCGGTGCTCGACGAAGCCCGTGCACGCTTGCCGAACGCACCGGCCATCGCGCGCGCGCTCGACGACCTTGCATTCCTTGCGAGCCAGGTGAACGGTGCCGAGGTGATGATCGACCTGGCCGATTTGCGCGGCTACGCGTACCACAGCGGGGTGATGTTCTCGGCCTATGTCGACGGCGTGCCGAATGCGGTTGCGCGCGGCGGCCGTTACGACCACGTCGGCCAGGCCTACGGCCGCGCGCGCGCGGCCACCGGCTTCTCGCTCGATTTGCGCGAGGTCGCTCGCATTTCTCCCGTCGAGGCCCGCAGCAGCGCGATTCTTGCTCCCTGGCAGCACGACGAAGCGTTGCGCACCAGCGTTGCCGCGCTGCGTAACGCAGGTGAAGTCGTGATCCAGGCGCTTCCTGGTCACGAGCACGATCTGGACGAATTCGCCTGCGACCGCGTGTTGGTCGAGCGCAACGGCGCGTGGGTGGTCGAGCCCCGTCCCTGA
- a CDS encoding adenylosuccinate synthase, which produces MSASAVNVNPGRNVVVVGTQWGDEGKGKIVDWLTDHAQGVVRFQGGHNAGHTLIIGGKKTILRLIPSGIMHPGVACYIGNGVVLSPEALFKEIGELEAAGVDVQNRLFISEATTLILPYHIAIDQGREARRGASKIGTTGRGIGPAYEDKVARRGLRVQDLFEPESFAERLRENLDYHNFVLTQYLGVAAVDFQQTLDTMLSYADRLKPMVTDVSRRLYDENAAGNNLLFEGAQGTLLDVDHGTYPYVTSSNCVAGAATAGAGVGPQKLNYILGITKAYCTRVGSGPFPSELYDADNAARQEPIGLELAKVGKEFGSVTGRPRRTGWLDAAALRRSIQINGVSGLCMTKLDVLDGLDEVKLCIGYTVDGKHVDLLPRGASEVARCVPVYETFAGWKESTVGITEWDKLPATARAYLTRVQEVAGIPIDMVSTGPDRDETILLRHPFKV; this is translated from the coding sequence ATGTCTGCCAGCGCAGTGAATGTGAACCCCGGGCGCAACGTCGTCGTCGTGGGGACCCAGTGGGGTGATGAAGGCAAGGGCAAGATCGTCGACTGGCTGACGGACCACGCTCAAGGCGTCGTTCGCTTCCAGGGCGGTCACAATGCCGGTCACACGCTTATCATCGGCGGCAAGAAAACCATCTTGCGTCTGATTCCGTCGGGCATCATGCATCCCGGCGTCGCGTGCTATATCGGCAATGGCGTCGTGTTGTCGCCGGAAGCGCTGTTCAAGGAAATTGGCGAGCTCGAGGCCGCCGGGGTCGATGTTCAGAATCGCCTCTTCATTTCCGAAGCCACCACCCTGATCCTGCCGTACCACATTGCTATCGACCAGGGCCGCGAAGCGCGCCGTGGCGCGAGCAAGATCGGCACCACCGGCCGCGGCATCGGCCCGGCCTACGAAGACAAGGTGGCGCGCCGCGGCTTGCGCGTGCAAGACCTGTTCGAGCCGGAAAGCTTCGCCGAACGTCTGCGTGAAAACCTCGATTATCACAACTTCGTGTTGACGCAATACCTGGGCGTCGCCGCGGTCGACTTCCAGCAAACGCTCGACACGATGCTGAGCTATGCCGATCGTCTGAAGCCGATGGTGACCGACGTGTCGCGCCGTCTCTACGACGAAAACGCAGCCGGCAACAACCTGCTGTTCGAAGGCGCGCAAGGCACGCTGCTCGACGTCGACCACGGCACCTATCCGTACGTCACGTCGAGCAACTGCGTGGCCGGTGCGGCTACTGCAGGCGCAGGCGTCGGTCCGCAAAAGCTGAACTACATCCTCGGCATCACCAAGGCGTATTGCACGCGTGTCGGTTCGGGCCCGTTCCCGAGCGAACTGTACGACGCGGATAACGCCGCGCGTCAGGAACCCATCGGCCTGGAACTTGCCAAGGTCGGCAAGGAATTCGGCTCGGTCACCGGCCGTCCGCGCCGCACGGGCTGGCTCGACGCCGCCGCGCTGCGCCGCTCGATCCAGATCAACGGCGTGTCGGGCCTGTGCATGACCAAGCTCGACGTGCTCGACGGCCTCGACGAAGTGAAGCTCTGCATCGGCTACACGGTCGACGGCAAGCATGTCGACCTGCTGCCGCGTGGCGCTTCGGAAGTCGCGCGCTGCGTGCCGGTGTACGAAACCTTCGCGGGCTGGAAGGAAAGCACCGTCGGCATCACCGAATGGGACAAGCTGCCGGCCACCGCGCGTGCTTATCTGACGCGCGTGCAGGAAGTCGCGGGCATTCCGATCGACATGGTGTCGACCGGTCCGGATCGCGACGAAACGATCCTGCTTCGTCATCCGTTCAAGGTTTAA